The following coding sequences lie in one Polyodon spathula isolate WHYD16114869_AA unplaced genomic scaffold, ASM1765450v1 scaffolds_1250, whole genome shotgun sequence genomic window:
- the si:dkey-103g5.4 gene encoding uncharacterized protein si:dkey-103g5.4 isoform X1, which translates to MKPAPAWSCLLFLLCGKSCTSSSLSSDSRQGSCGAGTTCTGEGSNHSRCQAGFYCPEGSAVPVPCPKGSFGPTEAALSANDCLRCPVDFFNHLEGQAACFTCGSEARQPQEGQESCLCLGEGQEFQVSDSQCPCLSGYRPAGQGSRLCVQQVYEICRDGSTRNQEGACLTQEQWKEYCALQVCSSPSDYQGYDKALGLCLCGFEDVDTVCNRECRRRQRHIIQLLCRETFQLQISDNGNKVKASVNTIETFTSSWDSIRMQRCAPKKDYAVPVYLVQTKALGFLGVLNPDPKEIQNLFWTSRKAKSHPNITSKSSGNAPHYNKTAGGNDTLGGADKHSTAHPDFQFAGILNPTACLSVGDVLVFIVSKEHYPVYDVGNLLNTNSKFDWGGFRALAEEMSLSQAASKLFSFPFTQPGVYVLKLNSNQHKKMSLRVMPVGGQCYEEGPFFPTIPRHVIQIGIARSRTASLLLRPDWPVIVGLLIGALVIFSVCVTLLILFREFGWPEKKPADPKYRKLHLKYNFDDYSSKGSTVLALKKLHRRLQRQECEEELGTGAPQVDEFWDYEQQIDLEAFDTNLFYGILLKHTVSVTTKLSQLKDEVKVLYQKTLRETESLKELLVSWTNLSGKGKLVGTAVLESFETKCREVEAEVGRRKALAVEFGRLQEKQLQLLAEDWRSREEHHVSFSAALLEAQRLLEQLCELEGRACLPEEEGSASLLTQRLASLLAQMSEEVTRECQRLGAWGVLGDGTGAHLLSRSKAEILTREDLLAPDGTVRACDVVHIDPLTGLIVPNADAQMLSASGSPVPVPRDLCVNPHTGKLLPVAGNVAFDPRRSTLVFTADCRAGELSKWEEPPIPFVPFPVCSRTGLPVKCTLGGLNPGRDLKLGGPMADPATGVPVPTLGVTIHPHTGRVHPLGGTYVSPLTKLLESIEIGGVMVHHHTGHVLPIIGVSLDPHSGCVIPVGGVLSPSGAPLLMGDTFTEPLSGKAARISGASLKGAQVVPHGGGYQASLDALTLACRVRVTACLNQCRASLQEHSLLKESTGELAKAWRRSQLCLIHTACELERQRERTRSLADSGGSWGLMKYPGTQLLLPAVAGVGYPDPGGSGMEVPLLGVQGDGSRGELIPLAGTMEDPDGKGLVPISIGARAVDPVTGEIAPVVGARFDPCRNTVVPKTQTCSRSLRGKTSLQVVDLLEREMKLRDEYWKDQRQKEEELLRGLTDLLQNYCSTNARGGKEKARWKDHITVLRGLCVCVCVLQARWKDHITVLRGLCVGLQGASLAETQRRAFQASDLSFAMPSQVIYIMTKVDREEGEQHTRFAAVFGEMLEKVSQASDKMKQEEDRLRAQAQQSRIQPGEQGVNLKYRKVHSRLLKDSWETLLRRQAGVDVALCRLLYLRELSYLHAVTGKTLLSGSSYWSGDYQMIRHQPTENPQRASEAKQRELIPLLEQLLPLLQENRVLHLSPGTPRPASGEEPWESMQMSCFQDCVVGHSSTRSHRLISERTALETSSRAWTTSVPADKGRSAVFLRDSSEGASEFHRSVEIQTQALDEMPAAETQLIPTTREAATPKETLPTSATVDKHGKARPSDRKNPHKWQRLLQRSPLFQLLKELDGGLRASAQAAGLILPEEEGKTRAAADRPFLELLDAQWVCEGELTPLNIQSLTAREITVYQHGQSLLRSLQTHIHAPVVTLLLATSLPSNNYTSNAFRHSFFYQEAQKILFIRRQRLQSVGGFTLLLLHCVSHIAAGGMTSDSCPVFLRLFYQALEASFSELYSSCSHSPVLTDILQQGEPCSEGAQSALAGLLQGPTSRAFPQQKYNEAAVYSKIESLVKSKMVEMKREYFTQPSRRSGPRNDVDRGPQRRCGRGEAGLPLSADEIQEKVDRLNEEMSELLGCEYRGKRKGSLPEAAATQPCPPPCRESLLRHIEELERECGLSRGCENNPSG; encoded by the exons ATGAAGCCAGCCCCAGCCTGGAGCTGCTTGCTCTTTCTATTGTGTGGAAAGTCCTGCACTTCATCCAGCCTGAGCTCAGACTCCAGGCAGGGAAGCTGTGGCGCTGGAACCACCTGCACAGGAGAGGGAAGCAACCACAGCCGGTGCCAAGCAG GGTTTTACTGTCCAGAAGGAAGCGCAGTTCCTGTCCCGTGTCCCAAAGGCAGCTTTGGCCCCACTGAAGCAGCACTGAGTGCAAACGACTGTCTCAGGTGTCCTGTGGACTTCTTCAATCACCTGGAGGGCCAGGCAGCTTGCTTTACCTGCGGCTCGGAGGCCAGGCAGCCCCAAGAGGGGCAGGAGAGCTGCCTGTGCCTTGGAGAAGGACAGGAGTTCCAG GTCAGTGACAgtcagtgcccctgtctctcagGGTACAGGCCGGCAGGGCAGGGCTCCAGGCTGTGTGTGCAGCAGGTCTATGAGATCTGCAGGGATGGGAGCACCAGGAACCAGGAGGGGGCCTGCCTTACCCAGGAGCAGTGGAAAGAGTACTGTGCACTCCAG gtctgctcctctccctctgactATCAGGGTTATGACAAAGCCCTGGGGCTGTGCTTGTGTGGATTTGAAGACGTGGACACTGTGTGCAACAGAGAGTGTCGGAGGAGGCAGAGACACATCATCCAGCTCCTCTGCAGAGAAACCTTCCAGCTGCAGATCAGTGACAATGGAAACAAG GTGAAAGCGTCAGTCAACACCATTGAAACCTTCACAAGCAGCTGGGATTCTATCAGAATGCAAAGATGTGCTCCAAAGAAGGACTACGCTGTGCCAGTGTACCTCGTACAAACAAAGG CGCTGGGATTTCTGGGGGTGTTGAATCCCGATCCTAAAGAGATACAAAACTTGTTCTGGACGAGCAGGAAGGCAAAAAGTCACCCAAATATAACTTCAAAGAGTTCTG gAAACGCCCCTCACTACAATAAAACAGCTGGGGGAAACGACACCCTCGGTGGAGCTGATAAACATTCCACAGCCCACCCAGACTTCCAGTTTGCAGGGATTTTAAACCCCACAGCGTGCCTTAGTGTTGGAGACGTCCTCGTATTCATTGTATCAAAGGAACACTATCCTGTTTACGATGT CGGTAATCTGCTCAACACTAACAGCAAGTTTGACTGGGGAGGATTCAGAGCGCTGGCAGAGGAGATGAGTCTCTCTCAAGCTGCCTCAAAGCTGTTCTCCTTCCCCTTCACCCAGCCTGGGGTGTATGTACTGAAACTGAACAGCAACCAGCATAAGAAGATG TCCCTCAGAGTGATGCCTGTGGGAGGCCAGTGTTACGAGGAAGGCCCGTTCTTCCCGACCATTCCTCGGCATGTGATCCAAATCGGTATCGCCCGGAGCCGAACTGCCAGCCTCCTGCTCCGTCCAGACTGGCCCGTCATTGTGGGCCTGCTGATCGGAGCTCTTGTCATCTTCAGTGTGTGCGTGACGCTGCTG attttattcaGGGAGTTTGGATGGCCTGAAAAGAAGCCAGCAGACCCAAAGTATAGGAAACTGCATCTCAAATACAACTTTGACGATTATTCTTCGAAAGGATCCACGGTCCTCGCTTTGAAAAAGCTCCATCGCAGGCTGCAGAGACAGGAGTGTGAAGAGGAGCTGGGAACTGGGGCTCCACAAG TCGATGAGTTCTGGGACTATGAGCAGCAGATTGACCTGGAAGCGTTTGACACAAATCTGTTCTACGGAATCCTGCTGAAGCACACTGTCTCCGTGACAACAAAACTCAGCCAGCTTAAAGATGAG GTGAAAGTTTTATATCAGAAAACACTGCGTGAAACAGAGTCCCTGAAGGAGCTCTTGGTGAGCTGGACTAACCTGTCTGGAAAGGGAAAGCTCGTTGGTACAGCGGTGCTggagagctttgaaacaaagtgCCGGGAG GTGGAGGCAGAGGTGGGCCGCAGGAAGGCCCTGGCTGTGGAGTTTGGCAGGCTCCAGGAGAAACAGCTGCAGCTGCTGGCTGAGGACTGGAGGAGCCGAGAGGAGCACCATGTGAGCTTCAGCGCCGCCCTGCTGGAAGCTCAGCGGCTGCTGGAGCAGCTCTGTGAGCTGGAAGGCcgtgcctgcctgcctgaggAGGAGGGCAGTGCCAGCCTGTTAACCCAGCGCCTCGCCTCGCTGCTTGCCCAGATGTCAGAGGAGGTGACACGGGAGTGCCAGAGACTGGGAGCCTGGGGGGTGCTGGGGGACGGCACTGGGGCTCATCTCCTATCCAGAAGCAAAGCAGAGATCCTGACAAGAGAGGACCTGCTGG CTCCTGACGGGACAGTGCGAGCTTGTGATGTGGTCCACATTGACCCCCTGACCGGACTGATCGTCCCGAACGCTGATGCTCAGATGCTGTCAGCCAGTGGCTCCCCCGTGCCGGTGCCCCGGGACCTCTGTGTGAACCCCCACACCGGGAAGCTCTTACCTGTCGCAGGTAACGTGGCCTTCGACCCAAGGAGATCCACACTGGTCTTCACTGCAGACTGCAGAGCAG GCGAGCTCAGTAAGTGGGAGGAGCCTCCCATCCCGTTTGTTCCATTTCCGGTGTGCAGCAGGACTGGGCTGCCAGTGAAATGTACTCTGGGAGGATTAAACCCTGGGAGGGACCTGAAGCTCGGGGGGCCCATGGCAGATCCAGCAACAGGGGTTCCAGTGCCCACGCTGGGGGTCACTATTCACCCTCACACTGGCCGTGTACACCCCCTGGGAGGCACCTACGTCAGCCCGCTCACAAAGCTGCTGGAGTCCATTGAGATCGGAGGGGTCATGGTGCACCACCACACTGGACATGTGCTTCCTATCATTGGAGTGAGCCTGGATCCCCACTCCG GTTGCGTGATTCCAGTCGGCGGGGTGCTCAGTCCCTCTGGTGCCCCCCTGCTTATGGGAGACACCTTCACGGAGCCCCTGAGTGGGAAGGCAGCCCGTATCTCCGGGGCCAGCCTCAAGGGGGCGCAGGTGGTGCCGCACGGAGGGGGCTACCAGGCCTCACTGGACGCCCTGACGCTGGCCTGCAGGGTGCGAGTGACAGCCTGCCTGAATCAGTGCAGAGCTTCTCTTCAGGAGCACAGTTTGCTGAAGGAATCGACGGGAGAGCTGGCTAAGGCTTGGAGAAGAAGCCAGCTGTGCCTCATACACACTGCGTGTGAGCTGGAGCGACAGCGGGAGCGCACCAGGAGCCTCGCAGACAGCGGAGGGAGCTGGG GGCTCATGAAGTATCCAGGGACACAGCTGCTCCTCCCCGCTGTGGCTGGAGTGGGGTACCCCGACCCGGGAGGCTCAGGAATGGAGGTGCCCCTCCTGGGGGTGCAGGGAGACGGGAGCAGGGGGGAGCTGATCCCTCTCGCAGGAACCATGGAGGATCCAGACGGGAAAG GGCTTGTTCCTATCAGTATTGGAGCCAGAGCTGTGGATCCAGTTACTGGGGAAATCGCTCCCGTCGTGGGGGCTCGCTTTGACCCCTGCAGAAACACTGTGGTGCCCAAAACTCAAACCTGTAGCCGCTCTCTGAGAGGAAAAACAAGCTTACAAGTG GTTGATTTGCTGGAAAGGGAAATGAAGTTAAGAGATGAATACTGGAAGGACCAAAGGCAGAAAGAAGAAGAACTCCTAAGAGGCTTGACCGATTTACTGCAGAATTACTGCAGCACTAACGCAAGGGGCGGGAAGGAGAAG gctcGCTGGAAGGATCACATCACTGTTCTcagagggctgtgtgtgtgtgtgtgtgttttgcaggctcGCTGGAAGGATCACATCACTGTTCTCAGAGGGCTGTGTGTTGGGCTGCAGGGGGCCTCTCTGGCTGAGACACAGCGAAGGGCATTTCAAGCATCGGATCTGTCCTTCGCAATGCCGTCACAAGTCATCTACATCATGACTAAAG TTGACAGGGAGGAAGGGGAGCAGCACACCCGCTTTGCAGCTGTGTTCGGGGAGATGCTGGAGAAGGTAAGCCAGGCTTCAGACAAGATGAAGCAGGAGGAGGACAGACTGAGAGCCCAGGCCCAGCAGAGCAGGATTCAGCCGGGAGAGCAGGGTGTGAATCTCAAGTACAGGAAG GTGCACAGCCGCTTGCTGAAGGACTCTTGGGAGACCCTGCTGAGGAGACAGGCTGGTGTAGACGTGGCTTTGTGCAGGCTGCTGTACCTGCGGGAGCTGTCCTACCTGCACGCCGTCACAGGGAAG ACCCTGTTATCTGGATCATCATATTGGTCTGGCGATTATCAGATGATCCGCCACCAACCCACTGAAAACCCCCAGAGAGCTTCAGAAGCAAAGCAGCGGGAGTTAATCCCCTTACTGGAGCAGCTGCTGCCCTTGCTGCAAGAGAACAGAGTGCTCCACCTCTCCCCTGGGACCCCCCGGCCAGCCTCCGGTGAGGAGCCGTGGgagagcatgcagatgagctgcTTTCAAGATTGTGTTGTAGGTCACTCCAGCACACGGTCACACCGTCTCATTTCAGAGAGGACTGCTTTGGAAACTTCATCCAGAGCTTGGACTACCTCTGTCCCAGCAGACAAAG GGCGCTCTGCTGTCTTTCTGAGGGACTCTTCTGAAGGTGCTTCTGAGTTTCACAGATCAGTGGAAATCCAGACCCAAGCTTTAGATGAAATGCCAGCAGCAGAAACGCAACTGATTCCTACAACAAGAGAAGCAGCCACTCCGAAAGAGACGCTGCCCACATCAGCGACAGTCGACAAGCATGGAAAAGCCAGACCGTCTGACCGGAAAAATCCACACA AGTGGCAGCGGCTGCTGCAGCGCTCTCCGCTGTTCCAGCTGCTGAAGGAGCTCGATGGGGGACTGAGGGCCAGTGCGCAAGCTGCAGGACTGATCCTACCAGAGGAAGAAGGGAAGACAAGAGCAG CCGCTGACAGGCCCTTCCTGGAGCTGCTGGACGCGCAGTGGGTGTGTGAGGGGGAGCTGACTCCACTCAACATACAGAGTCTGACAGCTCGAGAGATCACTGTGTATCAGCATGGCCAGTCCCTGCTTCGCTCCCTGCAGACACACATTCAC GCCCCTGTGGTCACTCTGCTGCTTGCCACCAGTCTGCCTTCAAACAACTACACCAGCAATGCCTTCCGTCACTCATTCTTCTACCAG GAAGCTCAGAAGATCTTGTTCATTCGAAGGCAGCGGCTGCAGTCTGTGGGCGGCTTCACCCTCCTGCTCCTTCACTGTGTGTCTCACATTGCAGCAGGGGGCATGACCAGTGACTCCTGCCCTGTCTTTCTGCGCCTCTTTTACCAG GCTCTGGAAGCCAGTTTCAGTGAGCTGTACTCCTCGTGCTCACACTCTCCTGTCCTGACGGATATCCTCCAGCAGGGGGAGCCGTGCAGTGAGGGAGCTCAGAGTGCGCTTGCTGGGCTGCTGCAGGGCCCCACCAGCAGGGCGTTTCCACAACAG AAGTACAATGAAGCTGCCGTCTACAGCAAGATCGAGAGCCTGGTGAAAAGCAAAATGGTGGAAATGAAGCGAGAATATTTCACACAGCCTTCGAGAAGAAGCGGCCCCCGAAACGACGTGGACAGGGGGCCACAAAGAAG GTGTGGCCGAGGAGAAGCAGGTCTGCCTCTGAGCGCCGATGAGATCCAGGAGAAGGTGGACCGTTTGAATGAAGAGATGTCAGAGCTGCTGGGCTGTGAATACAGGGGGAAGAGGAAGGGAAGTCTCCCTGAAGCAGCAGCCACACAGCCCTGCCCTCCGCCCTGCAGAGAATCCCTGCTGAGACACATCGAGGAGCTGGAGAGGGAGTGTGGGCTGAGCAGAGGCTGTGAAAACAATCCAAGCGGCTAG